In Lysinibacillus sp. FSL M8-0337, the following proteins share a genomic window:
- a CDS encoding XRE family transcriptional regulator, whose product MQIGGKIKALRLKKGLTQEELGERTDLSKGYISQLERDLNSPSIETLFSLLEVLGSTPKEFFDDDAPEQKVVYTEEDQSTYTDEEKKYEIQWLIPTSNEKEMEPIFLTLAADGEFKQFEPSLSETFIYIVKGRIRLVLGNEQYIASEGNALYFDAAAHHQIFNAHDDETKILLVATDSYL is encoded by the coding sequence ATGCAAATTGGAGGAAAAATTAAAGCACTTCGTTTGAAAAAAGGTCTTACCCAAGAAGAGCTTGGAGAACGTACAGATTTAAGTAAAGGCTATATTTCACAACTGGAGCGAGATTTGAATTCGCCTTCTATTGAAACGCTTTTTTCATTATTAGAAGTTTTAGGATCGACGCCCAAGGAATTCTTTGATGATGATGCACCTGAACAAAAGGTTGTCTACACCGAGGAAGATCAATCGACGTATACAGACGAAGAAAAAAAATACGAAATTCAATGGCTTATTCCTACATCTAATGAGAAAGAAATGGAGCCCATCTTTTTGACACTTGCTGCTGACGGCGAATTCAAACAGTTTGAACCATCGCTATCAGAAACATTTATTTATATTGTCAAAGGGCGTATTCGTCTCGTTTTAGGGAATGAACAGTATATAGCTAGTGAAGGCAATGCGCTCTATTTTGACGCGGCAGCTCATCATCAAATTTTTAATGCACATGACGATGAAACAAAAATTTTACTCGTCGCAACGGATTCTTATTTATAG
- a CDS encoding peroxiredoxin encodes MAERMVGKQAPDFTMEAVLPDKSFGKVSLEEIKAQDKWTVLFFYPMDFTFVCPTEITAMSDRYDEFEDLDAEVIGVSTDTIHTHLAWINTDRTQNGLGELKYPLAADTNHAISKEYGVLIEEEGIALRGLFIINPEGELKYQTVFDNNIGRDVDETLRVLQALQTGGLCPANWRPGQATL; translated from the coding sequence ATGGCAGAACGCATGGTAGGTAAACAAGCCCCAGACTTCACAATGGAAGCAGTACTTCCAGACAAATCTTTTGGTAAAGTATCTTTAGAAGAAATTAAAGCACAAGACAAATGGACTGTACTGTTCTTCTACCCAATGGACTTCACTTTTGTATGTCCAACAGAAATTACTGCAATGAGCGATCGTTATGATGAGTTCGAAGACTTAGATGCAGAAGTAATCGGCGTTTCAACTGATACAATCCACACGCACTTAGCTTGGATTAACACAGATCGCACGCAAAATGGGCTTGGCGAATTAAAATACCCATTAGCAGCAGATACGAACCATGCGATTTCGAAAGAATATGGCGTTTTAATTGAAGAAGAAGGTATCGCACTACGCGGCCTATTCATCATTAATCCAGAAGGCGAATTAAAATATCAAACAGTATTTGATAATAATATTGGCCGTGACGTAGATGAAACATTACGTGTATTACAAGCTTTACAAACTGGCGGTCTTTGCCCAGCAAACTGGCGCCCAGGTCAAGCAACGCTTTAA
- a CDS encoding ABC transporter substrate-binding protein — translation MKSLIQATIAILVVSALLMYAADAMSATGGKSGKDTLTIFNWGEYIDPDLLKQFEKETGIHVIYETFDSNEAMMTKIKQGGTAYDIAVPSEYMIEKMKEEHLLLPLDKTKIPNFKNIDPYFLDLPFDDNNKYSVPYFWGTVGIVYNPDLVGDLDFSSWQDLWDPSLKRKVFLVDGAREVIGMGLNSLGHSLNSLDDQELRQATDKLITLAPNVKAIIGDEITPLMINNEAAIALTWSGQAADMLSENEDLDFAVPEEGSNLWFDNMVIPKTSKNIDGAHAFINFMLNAESGAQNADYVGYSTPNTAAMSLMDKEVIADERFYPSEEQRKTLEVYKNLGPDYLGKYNELFLEFKMSIR, via the coding sequence ATGAAGTCTTTAATTCAAGCTACCATCGCCATACTTGTCGTCTCCGCCCTGTTAATGTACGCGGCTGATGCAATGAGTGCTACCGGTGGTAAAAGCGGAAAAGATACATTAACTATTTTTAACTGGGGCGAATATATAGATCCCGATTTGCTAAAGCAATTTGAAAAAGAAACGGGCATCCATGTCATTTACGAAACATTTGACTCCAATGAGGCTATGATGACGAAAATTAAACAAGGTGGGACAGCGTACGATATTGCAGTACCATCTGAATACATGATTGAAAAGATGAAGGAAGAACATTTATTACTTCCTTTAGATAAAACAAAGATCCCGAACTTTAAAAATATCGACCCTTACTTTTTAGATTTGCCATTTGATGATAACAATAAATACTCTGTTCCTTATTTTTGGGGCACAGTTGGCATTGTCTATAATCCGGATTTAGTCGGTGACTTAGATTTCTCTTCATGGCAAGACTTATGGGATCCTTCTTTAAAACGTAAAGTCTTTTTAGTAGACGGTGCACGTGAAGTCATTGGTATGGGTTTGAACAGTCTTGGACACTCCCTGAACTCGTTAGACGACCAAGAGCTACGTCAGGCTACAGACAAACTGATTACACTCGCACCAAACGTCAAAGCGATTATTGGTGATGAAATTACACCGCTCATGATTAATAACGAAGCAGCCATCGCACTCACTTGGTCTGGTCAAGCCGCAGATATGCTATCAGAAAATGAAGATTTAGACTTTGCTGTGCCAGAAGAAGGTTCGAACTTGTGGTTTGATAATATGGTGATCCCGAAAACTTCGAAAAATATTGATGGCGCACATGCTTTCATTAACTTTATGTTAAATGCCGAATCTGGAGCTCAAAATGCTGATTATGTAGGCTACTCTACGCCAAATACTGCGGCAATGAGCTTAATGGATAAAGAAGTTATTGCTGATGAGCGCTTCTACCCTTCAGAAGAACAACGCAAAACGTTAGAAGTCTATAAAAACCTAGGACCCGATTATTTAGGGAAATACAATGAATTATTTTTAGAATTTAAAATGAGTATTCGATAA
- a CDS encoding redoxin domain-containing protein translates to MKLREQMPELTGATTWLNGEVTKAQLVGEKPTLIHFWSVSCHLCKEAMPEVNNFRDQYKDELNVIAVHMPRSEADTDLDTIKAVAAEHDITQPIFVDSEMKLTDAFENQYVPAYFVFDKDGQLRHMQAGGSGMKMLEKRVNRVLDEMRNA, encoded by the coding sequence ATGAAACTTCGTGAACAAATGCCTGAACTTACAGGTGCAACAACATGGTTAAATGGGGAAGTAACGAAAGCACAATTAGTTGGCGAAAAACCAACACTTATCCATTTTTGGTCTGTAAGCTGTCATTTATGTAAAGAAGCAATGCCGGAAGTGAATAATTTCCGTGACCAATATAAAGATGAATTAAACGTTATTGCTGTGCATATGCCACGTTCTGAAGCAGATACTGATTTGGATACAATCAAAGCTGTTGCAGCAGAGCATGATATTACACAACCTATTTTTGTAGATAGTGAAATGAAGCTAACGGATGCTTTTGAAAACCAATACGTACCCGCTTACTTCGTATTCGATAAAGACGGACAGCTTCGCCATATGCAAGCTGGTGGCAGCGGTATGAAGATGTTAGAAAAGCGTGTCAATCGAGTTCTCGACGAAATGCGTAATGCATAA
- a CDS encoding ABC transporter permease, with amino-acid sequence MQTKTSKSTLFPYVLWIALFVIAPIALVVYYSLLDLHGNFTLNNYKAFFTSVYLKMTLSSFWYAFLITFFTLLISYPTAYFLTKTKHKQLWLLLIIIPSWINLLLKTYAFIGIFGLYGPINAAIEVFGFDPKQMLFTDMSFVFVSVYIFIPFMILPIFNSLDRLNPTLVYAARDLGASAFTTFRRVVLPLTMDGVKSGIQVVFIPALSLFMITRLIAGNRVITLGTAIEQQFLVTQNWGMGSTIAVFLILFMVIIMFITGQKDKGGRVR; translated from the coding sequence ATGCAAACTAAAACTTCGAAATCAACGTTATTTCCATACGTTTTATGGATTGCACTATTTGTTATTGCGCCGATTGCCCTCGTTGTTTACTACTCCCTACTAGATTTACATGGCAATTTTACGCTCAATAACTACAAAGCATTTTTTACATCTGTCTATTTAAAAATGACCCTTAGTTCGTTTTGGTATGCGTTTTTAATCACATTCTTTACATTGCTGATTTCATACCCAACAGCTTATTTTTTAACGAAGACCAAACACAAACAGCTATGGCTATTGCTAATTATTATTCCTTCGTGGATTAATCTCTTGTTAAAAACATATGCGTTTATAGGGATATTCGGTTTATATGGTCCTATCAATGCAGCCATTGAAGTATTTGGCTTCGATCCGAAGCAAATGCTATTTACTGATATGAGCTTTGTCTTCGTATCCGTTTATATTTTTATACCCTTTATGATTTTACCAATTTTCAACTCGTTGGATCGTCTTAACCCAACTCTTGTCTATGCAGCGCGTGACTTAGGCGCTTCTGCCTTTACAACATTCCGTCGCGTTGTACTGCCACTAACAATGGATGGCGTTAAATCAGGAATTCAAGTTGTTTTCATCCCTGCTTTATCACTTTTCATGATTACGCGCTTAATTGCAGGAAACCGCGTTATTACGCTCGGTACAGCAATAGAGCAACAATTCCTTGTAACGCAAAATTGGGGCATGGGTTCAACAATTGCCGTATTTTTAATTTTATTTATGGTAATCATCATGTTCATTACAGGTCAAAAGGATAAAGGAGGTCGCGTGCGATGA
- a CDS encoding TrkA family potassium uptake protein has translation MKKEFAVIGLGRFGGSIVRELMSQGAQVMAIDNSSERVDEFAAIATQAVIADSTDESVLNSLGIRNFEHVIVAIGEDIQASILTTIILKEIGVQQITVKAQNDYHEKVLRKIGADFVVHPERDMGIRIANNMLSNTVLDYLELSDEHSIMELKANDAIAGYSIMDLDIRAKYGINIVGIKRGSDIIVSPQASDKILLGDIMLLIGADVDINRFVKKAMKE, from the coding sequence ATGAAAAAAGAGTTTGCCGTCATTGGACTTGGACGTTTCGGGGGGAGTATTGTTCGTGAGCTAATGAGTCAAGGTGCGCAAGTAATGGCGATTGACAATTCATCTGAACGGGTAGATGAGTTTGCTGCAATCGCAACGCAAGCTGTTATTGCCGATTCAACAGATGAATCGGTATTAAATTCATTAGGTATTCGTAACTTTGAACATGTCATTGTCGCTATCGGCGAAGATATTCAGGCAAGTATTTTAACGACCATTATTTTAAAAGAAATTGGTGTTCAGCAAATTACAGTAAAAGCTCAAAATGACTACCACGAAAAAGTGCTACGCAAAATTGGAGCAGATTTTGTAGTTCATCCTGAACGTGATATGGGTATTCGTATAGCGAATAATATGTTATCTAATACGGTGCTCGATTATTTAGAGCTGTCAGATGAGCATTCGATTATGGAATTAAAAGCGAATGATGCCATTGCCGGTTATTCGATTATGGATTTAGATATCCGTGCAAAATACGGCATTAACATTGTCGGTATAAAACGAGGATCCGATATTATCGTATCTCCACAAGCAAGCGACAAAATTTTACTTGGAGATATTATGCTGCTTATCGGTGCTGATGTCGATATTAACCGTTTTGTGAAGAAAGCAATGAAAGAATAA
- a CDS encoding ABC transporter permease — protein sequence MSKLSTSAKVYLAIVFIVLYAPIFYLVFYSFNSGDSMTNFQSFTLDHYKAVFEDSRLLVILINTVIVALLSALISTIIGTLGAIGIVTVKDSKMRNTLLSLNNVLIVSPDVIIGASFLILFTMVGIKLGFASVLLAHVAFSVPIVVLMVLPKLLEMNKSLIDAALDLGATKKDVMMRVILPYIQPGIFAGFFLALTYSLDDFAVTFFVTGNGFSTLSVEIYSMARAGISLTVNAISGLVFFVTILVVVGYYFFTSRTSKRTEGQQ from the coding sequence ATGAGCAAACTGTCAACATCTGCAAAAGTGTATTTAGCGATTGTTTTTATCGTCCTGTATGCTCCTATTTTTTACTTAGTCTTTTACTCATTCAATAGTGGGGATTCCATGACAAACTTCCAATCCTTCACATTGGATCATTATAAAGCGGTATTCGAGGATTCTCGATTACTCGTTATTTTAATCAATACGGTGATTGTGGCTTTGCTTTCTGCACTAATTTCCACAATTATTGGCACACTTGGCGCAATCGGTATCGTTACAGTAAAAGATTCGAAAATGCGCAATACCCTGCTTTCCTTAAATAATGTATTAATCGTTAGTCCAGATGTTATTATCGGTGCAAGCTTTTTAATTTTATTTACAATGGTGGGCATTAAACTAGGCTTCGCTTCAGTATTATTAGCCCATGTCGCGTTTAGTGTGCCTATTGTCGTACTGATGGTTTTACCGAAATTATTAGAGATGAATAAATCATTAATTGATGCGGCTTTAGATCTTGGCGCCACGAAAAAAGATGTTATGATGCGCGTTATTTTACCGTATATCCAACCAGGGATTTTTGCTGGTTTCTTTCTCGCTTTAACGTATTCACTAGATGACTTTGCTGTAACATTTTTCGTGACAGGAAATGGCTTTAGTACTTTATCTGTTGAAATTTACTCGATGGCACGTGCTGGTATTTCTCTTACAGTGAACGCCATTTCTGGTTTAGTATTCTTCGTTACAATTTTAGTAGTAGTCGGCTATTATTTCTTCACTAGTCGTACAAGTAAAAGAACGGAGGGACAACAATGA
- a CDS encoding MFS transporter — translation MTQQKSNKAALYILMFNMFIAMGSIGIIIPVMPEYLKIFGAAGQVLGMLIATFALAQFVFSPIAGNLSDRYGRKNLIIFGLIVTGLGQISFGLSTDVWMLFVARFLGGLGSAFVAPPIMAFVADVTTYEERGKGMGMLGAAMSLGFMIGPGIGGFLSKVSLHFPFFTAGGAAIIASILSLYLLPSTKPTAAQKAQKQENLAKQMVRSVKMPYFVMLIIMLVFSFGIANFQTTLSLFVTDKFNYTPADIAILLTVGGAFGVIVQMFVITPLFKRFGEMKVVLVNLFIAAVSIYAILFVSGFALILIVATIFSTATTLIRPAVNTLISKLAENEQGFAAGLNNAYMSLGNMIGPALAGILFDWNMNSPYIFGAIILMACFFLALIWTLKKAPHLMQPESK, via the coding sequence ATGACCCAGCAGAAGTCTAATAAGGCCGCGTTGTATATTTTAATGTTTAATATGTTTATCGCAATGGGGAGTATTGGGATTATTATTCCTGTTATGCCAGAGTATTTAAAAATATTTGGAGCAGCAGGACAAGTTCTTGGTATGCTAATTGCAACGTTCGCCTTAGCACAATTCGTATTTTCTCCAATTGCTGGGAATCTTTCGGATCGATATGGTCGAAAAAATTTGATTATCTTTGGTCTGATTGTAACCGGCCTTGGGCAAATTTCATTTGGATTATCTACAGATGTATGGATGCTTTTTGTTGCCCGTTTCTTAGGTGGTTTAGGTTCAGCCTTTGTTGCACCGCCTATTATGGCGTTTGTGGCAGATGTCACAACATATGAAGAACGAGGAAAAGGAATGGGCATGTTAGGTGCTGCCATGTCTCTTGGTTTTATGATTGGACCAGGTATTGGCGGGTTTCTATCGAAAGTTAGCTTGCATTTTCCATTCTTTACGGCTGGTGGAGCGGCTATTATTGCTTCTATTTTATCATTGTATTTACTGCCTTCTACAAAGCCCACTGCAGCACAGAAAGCTCAAAAACAAGAAAATCTTGCAAAACAGATGGTACGTTCAGTCAAAATGCCATACTTTGTCATGCTTATTATTATGCTAGTATTCTCGTTTGGAATCGCAAATTTCCAAACAACATTATCATTATTTGTAACAGACAAGTTTAATTACACGCCTGCCGATATTGCTATCTTGCTGACTGTAGGTGGTGCATTTGGTGTTATTGTTCAAATGTTTGTCATTACACCACTCTTTAAACGTTTTGGCGAAATGAAAGTTGTGTTAGTCAATTTATTTATTGCAGCTGTATCGATTTATGCCATATTATTTGTATCTGGCTTTGCACTTATATTAATTGTCGCAACGATTTTCTCAACAGCTACTACACTGATTCGCCCTGCCGTTAACACGTTAATTTCTAAACTGGCCGAAAATGAACAAGGCTTTGCCGCTGGTCTTAATAATGCGTATATGAGCCTTGGCAATATGATTGGACCGGCACTAGCAGGCATTCTTTTTGATTGGAATATGAATAGCCCTTATATTTTTGGGGCAATTATTTTAATGGCCTGCTTCTTCCTAGCACTTATTTGGACATTAAAAAAGGCGCCACATCTAATGCAACCTGAATCAAAATAG
- a CDS encoding ABC transporter ATP-binding protein, whose product MTTNSIIRFENVSKSYSDGTVVLKNINLELEKGKFYTLLGPSGCGKTTILRIIAGFTEPTTGDVFFHDKKINTVPANERQVNTVFQDYALFPHLNVFENVAFGLRIKKLPENNIKERVGEALKFVNLAGYGNREISEMSGGQRQRVAIARAIVNDPEVILLDEPLSALDLKLRTEMQYELRELQQRLGKTFVFVTHDQEEALAMSDEIFVLSEGQIQQSGTPVDIYDEPINRFVADFIGESNIVNGVMIEDFKVEFAGKVFECVDQGMKPNEKIDIVIRPEDLEITTVDKGKLIVKVDTQLFRGVHYELSTYDKAGNEWLVHSLKKAEVGTEIGLDFDPEAIHVMRLNETEEEFDKRLESYGDDEDAN is encoded by the coding sequence ATGACAACAAATTCTATTATCCGCTTTGAAAATGTATCAAAATCATATAGTGACGGCACAGTCGTCCTAAAAAATATTAACTTAGAGCTTGAAAAAGGAAAGTTCTATACGTTGCTTGGTCCGTCAGGTTGCGGTAAAACAACGATATTACGCATTATTGCTGGTTTCACAGAGCCCACTACAGGCGATGTGTTTTTCCACGATAAAAAAATCAACACTGTTCCAGCCAATGAGCGCCAAGTTAACACAGTATTTCAGGATTATGCGTTATTTCCACATCTAAATGTTTTTGAAAATGTAGCATTTGGATTACGTATCAAAAAACTTCCTGAAAACAACATTAAAGAACGTGTCGGAGAAGCGCTAAAATTTGTCAACTTAGCCGGCTATGGCAATCGAGAAATTTCTGAAATGTCAGGTGGTCAGCGTCAACGTGTTGCGATTGCACGAGCTATTGTTAATGATCCAGAAGTTATTTTACTCGACGAGCCCCTTTCCGCGCTTGATTTAAAACTTCGTACAGAAATGCAGTATGAACTACGTGAATTACAACAACGACTTGGTAAAACATTTGTATTTGTGACACACGACCAAGAAGAGGCACTTGCCATGAGTGATGAAATATTTGTATTAAGCGAAGGGCAAATTCAACAATCAGGTACACCAGTAGATATTTATGATGAACCCATTAACCGTTTTGTTGCCGACTTTATCGGAGAATCCAATATTGTTAACGGCGTGATGATAGAAGATTTTAAAGTGGAGTTTGCTGGGAAAGTGTTTGAATGTGTTGACCAAGGAATGAAACCAAATGAAAAAATCGATATTGTTATTCGTCCAGAAGATTTGGAAATTACAACAGTCGACAAAGGAAAACTAATTGTTAAAGTTGATACACAATTATTCCGTGGAGTCCATTATGAGCTCTCCACTTACGATAAAGCTGGTAATGAGTGGCTTGTCCATTCATTGAAGAAAGCTGAAGTAGGGACAGAAATAGGTTTAGACTTTGATCCAGAAGCCATTCATGTAATGCGCCTAAATGAAACTGAGGAAGAGTTCGATAAACGTCTAGAATCCTATGGAGATGACGAAGATGCAAACTAA
- the thiW gene encoding energy coupling factor transporter S component ThiW — protein sequence MSIYKLTIMALLVAIAVAGSIFVSIPTGIARAYPVQHAINVIGAILLGPVPTIIVALLTAIIRILTGTGSLLAIPGSVIGAACAAFAYKYSGKKWLAGVGEVFGTGILASLFAVPYAQLFMGTSVAALFFMPAFFTSSLIGACLGIIIASSLRKTAPSILITK from the coding sequence ATGTCTATTTATAAACTAACTATCATGGCTTTATTGGTCGCTATTGCTGTAGCAGGCTCCATTTTTGTCTCGATTCCAACTGGGATTGCTCGTGCCTATCCTGTACAACATGCCATTAACGTCATCGGTGCCATTTTACTAGGGCCTGTGCCTACCATTATCGTTGCTTTGTTAACAGCCATTATTCGCATACTAACAGGCACGGGCTCTCTTTTAGCGATCCCCGGAAGTGTCATCGGTGCAGCGTGTGCTGCTTTTGCTTATAAATATAGCGGCAAAAAATGGCTAGCAGGAGTTGGTGAAGTATTCGGCACAGGTATCCTTGCTTCACTATTCGCTGTACCTTATGCGCAATTATTTATGGGAACATCAGTAGCTGCATTATTTTTTATGCCCGCCTTTTTCACATCTAGTTTGATTGGGGCATGTCTCGGCATTATCATCGCGAGCAGTCTTCGGAAAACTGCACCGTCTATTCTTATTACTAAGTAG
- the mprF gene encoding bifunctional lysylphosphatidylglycerol flippase/synthetase MprF, giving the protein MFKFRKEPLLRFLKIIFPIILLAIAIYEIQQSLRGVNVNLLRNEVSQLQVWELLLIFFITFCAITPMIFYDVILAKLLGIKINKRTLVNNSFIVNTFSNLIGFGGLVGVFLRNYFYSKYKVDREGLLKSIATVTLFYLTGISLLTWLMYLFFWDFPMLKEIRWLSIAVIVVSLYVPVFLVTHLIRYNKRSALTYKLFLQLLITSVAEWLAVFLVIWMLTIIIQIPMELSTLIPIFLIASCAGIVSMIPGGVGSFDLVFLWGTQSVGIAEEKVLFLLILYRVGYFVLPFLVSVLLFMKDYWERWNRSWDDVPNVIFQKISHMLLTILVFISGIVLLLSASVPGILSRLKIAQEFLSSPIMNISHQLTVAAGFILLGLCRGIKYKVKTAYQLAIIVLSSSALFSISKGFDYEEAIFLLIVAVLLMASKKQFYRESYVLTWGTILFDLAAVIFITAMYLLIGYINLPTAKIHIPTPLQYYILTDYRDLFFSAMIGILIACAIFYLGYLTRGPKKMQKLLSKEHEDKIQSHLTEYTGTEFSHLIFLHDKYVYWNKQNTVLFSYQIYADKIVVLGDPVGPERDLLSAIQEFLEVADRHGYTPVFYEINNKIFPVLHEHGYSFFKLGEEAFVDLERFTFAGKEMKGSRAVKNRFEREKYTVSILSPPYSQEVMTELGEVSKKWLQGRAEKGFSLGFFDENYLNTSKIAVLRGAEGIMGFASIMPMYDNGERISVDLMRFKPGAPSGTMDFIFLSLFQWAKEQGYGVFNMGMSPLSNVGQSRYSFLSEKIAAQLFLHGQYFYHFKGLKNFKLKYADFWEPKYVAYRKKSSLPFTMAQITLLIGRKRK; this is encoded by the coding sequence ATGTTTAAATTTAGGAAAGAACCATTACTACGGTTTCTAAAAATTATATTTCCAATCATACTTTTAGCGATAGCGATTTACGAAATACAACAATCGCTAAGGGGGGTAAATGTAAATTTACTGCGAAATGAAGTTAGTCAATTGCAAGTATGGGAACTGTTGTTGATTTTTTTCATTACGTTTTGTGCGATTACTCCGATGATTTTTTACGATGTTATTTTAGCAAAACTACTAGGAATTAAAATAAACAAGCGTACTTTGGTAAACAATTCATTTATCGTCAACACATTTTCGAACCTTATAGGCTTTGGTGGTTTAGTTGGTGTATTTCTACGAAATTATTTTTATTCAAAATATAAAGTGGATCGAGAAGGCTTATTAAAAAGCATTGCCACCGTTACTCTTTTTTATTTAACAGGGATTTCATTGTTAACTTGGTTGATGTATTTATTCTTTTGGGATTTCCCAATGTTAAAAGAAATTCGCTGGTTATCAATTGCTGTCATAGTGGTCAGCTTATATGTTCCTGTATTTTTAGTGACGCATCTTATTCGCTATAACAAAAGAAGTGCCTTAACGTATAAATTATTCCTACAGTTATTGATTACTTCAGTTGCTGAATGGCTTGCGGTCTTTTTGGTTATTTGGATGTTAACAATCATCATCCAAATTCCTATGGAGCTATCTACGCTAATACCAATATTTTTAATTGCCTCATGTGCTGGTATAGTAAGCATGATTCCAGGAGGGGTTGGCTCATTTGACCTTGTTTTTTTATGGGGGACGCAAAGTGTTGGAATTGCAGAAGAAAAAGTGCTCTTTTTATTAATTTTGTATCGAGTTGGCTACTTTGTCCTACCATTTTTAGTGTCCGTTCTATTATTTATGAAAGATTATTGGGAGCGTTGGAATCGGTCATGGGATGATGTGCCAAATGTTATTTTTCAAAAGATTAGTCATATGTTGTTAACCATTTTAGTATTTATCTCTGGCATTGTACTATTGTTATCAGCATCGGTACCGGGCATTCTAAGCAGATTAAAAATCGCTCAGGAGTTTTTATCATCGCCAATTATGAATATTTCCCATCAATTGACTGTTGCGGCAGGCTTTATTCTTTTAGGATTGTGTAGGGGAATTAAATACAAAGTGAAAACGGCTTATCAACTTGCCATTATCGTGCTTAGCAGTTCGGCATTATTTTCAATTAGTAAAGGGTTTGATTATGAAGAAGCAATCTTCTTACTGATAGTCGCCGTATTGTTAATGGCATCCAAAAAACAATTTTATCGGGAAAGTTATGTCTTAACATGGGGTACTATATTATTTGACCTTGCTGCGGTTATTTTCATTACGGCAATGTACTTATTAATAGGTTATATCAATTTACCTACCGCAAAAATTCATATACCGACTCCATTACAATATTATATCCTTACAGATTATCGGGATTTGTTTTTCAGTGCCATGATTGGTATCCTCATCGCTTGCGCTATCTTTTACTTAGGTTATCTTACACGCGGACCTAAAAAAATGCAGAAGCTGCTATCAAAAGAACATGAAGATAAAATCCAAAGTCATCTTACGGAGTATACGGGAACGGAGTTTTCTCATCTCATTTTTTTACATGACAAATACGTATATTGGAATAAACAAAATACCGTGTTATTCTCCTATCAAATCTATGCAGATAAAATCGTGGTGCTAGGCGATCCGGTAGGTCCAGAAAGAGATTTATTATCGGCTATTCAGGAGTTTTTGGAAGTAGCAGATAGGCATGGCTATACACCTGTTTTTTATGAGATTAACAATAAGATTTTCCCTGTGTTACATGAGCATGGTTATAGCTTTTTTAAGCTTGGTGAGGAAGCGTTTGTTGATTTAGAGAGGTTCACATTTGCTGGTAAAGAAATGAAGGGCAGCAGGGCGGTAAAAAATAGATTTGAACGTGAGAAATATACGGTCTCAATATTAAGTCCGCCATACTCACAGGAGGTTATGACTGAACTTGGGGAAGTATCAAAAAAATGGCTGCAAGGAAGGGCTGAAAAGGGATTTTCGCTTGGCTTTTTCGATGAAAATTATTTGAACACCTCAAAAATTGCTGTGTTAAGAGGAGCTGAAGGCATCATGGGCTTTGCCAGCATCATGCCCATGTATGATAATGGCGAAAGAATTTCAGTCGACCTAATGCGTTTTAAACCCGGGGCACCGTCTGGTACGATGGATTTTATTTTCTTATCGCTCTTTCAGTGGGCGAAAGAACAAGGATATGGCGTGTTTAATATGGGCATGTCTCCGTTATCGAATGTCGGTCAATCTAGATATTCTTTTTTAAGCGAGAAAATAGCAGCACAATTATTTTTACATGGCCAGTATTTCTATCATTTTAAAGGATTAAAAAACTTTAAATTAAAATATGCAGATTTTTGGGAACCAAAATATGTAGCGTATCGCAAGAAATCATCGTTGCCCTTTACGATGGCACAAATTACATTATTGATTGGACGAAAGAGAAAATAA